A genome region from Thermodesulfobacteriota bacterium includes the following:
- a CDS encoding radical SAM protein produces the protein MVRGDGGKAEEARTYHNIESEFNTVAEQDSFLKNITLVEGFYGLEQGPEGRFVWTQRRFTVELNGGTTGRDSLKFDLGNNSPDNEMNLSIKTSAGETLGLFNLTHGRASYFLRGLLPDERPLSLVFELDRALPPGLKGNDPRELGVRVLDMLPFSMDPGRAMLDAEPWTARPPEDVYIETTTRCNFKCVMCEHISGKIDKDDDFPIELMPRVMNHVKTARTFCLQGQGEAMLSPTFKKTIQELRLDSPKVVLNTNGSLMNEEFTELFLGGQVLTVSFSMDAATAGLYRLIRDQDFDDICSRIKRFIDARNRAGMCYPEVMMSMTLMQKNLEEAPAFVELVKRLGADIVLFLCIGEDEGRRWVVERNGYRFDYGKELLSADPERASTYLREAFRKGEELGIEVRLDPMRKAVYSEPPSPPSGDEAEEAALAGVPEALRYHEFEPRDCPVAWKMTYIAVDGAVNLCCLSNRIYHLGYLQEVRDLEDLWNGERARKYRYLLAANKLPPFCRNAPCKYIAARKKADKINPSIYSIGEDKDVRTKGLYPSKAMKFWYRSFKYSWTDGKAELSIPWQEGGKGEHLETGPEHLQVMFYSEDMAQGKKEVEITLDGEAVFSGPVPVGSWSEDVLLGPELSRKLAPRGHVRVGIKSDTFIPPGASPGPLGVGVVLVALD, from the coding sequence ATGGTTCGAGGAGATGGGGGCAAGGCCGAAGAGGCTCGGACTTACCATAATATAGAAAGTGAATTTAATACTGTGGCGGAACAGGACTCTTTCTTAAAAAACATCACTCTTGTGGAGGGCTTCTACGGCCTGGAGCAAGGCCCGGAAGGCAGGTTCGTGTGGACGCAGAGGCGCTTCACCGTTGAACTGAACGGGGGTACAACGGGCAGGGATTCCTTGAAGTTCGACTTGGGGAATAATTCCCCCGATAACGAGATGAACCTTTCCATAAAGACCTCGGCCGGGGAGACGCTCGGGCTCTTTAACCTGACCCACGGAAGGGCCTCGTACTTCCTGCGCGGCCTCCTCCCGGACGAGCGGCCGCTCAGCCTGGTCTTCGAACTGGACCGGGCCCTTCCCCCGGGTCTTAAGGGGAACGACCCGAGGGAGCTCGGCGTGAGGGTGCTCGATATGCTTCCCTTTTCCATGGACCCGGGCCGGGCGATGCTCGATGCGGAGCCGTGGACGGCAAGGCCGCCCGAGGACGTGTACATAGAGACCACGACCAGGTGCAACTTCAAGTGCGTCATGTGCGAGCACATAAGCGGCAAGATAGATAAGGACGACGACTTTCCGATCGAGCTTATGCCGCGGGTGATGAACCACGTTAAGACCGCCCGGACATTCTGCCTGCAGGGCCAGGGTGAGGCGATGCTCTCTCCCACCTTCAAAAAAACCATACAGGAGCTTCGCCTCGATAGTCCTAAAGTGGTATTGAATACCAACGGGAGCCTCATGAACGAGGAATTTACGGAACTCTTCCTCGGGGGCCAGGTCCTCACCGTCTCCTTTTCCATGGACGCCGCCACGGCCGGCCTTTACAGGCTTATCCGCGACCAAGACTTCGACGACATATGCTCAAGGATAAAGAGGTTCATCGACGCGCGCAACAGGGCAGGGATGTGCTACCCCGAGGTCATGATGAGCATGACTCTGATGCAGAAGAACCTCGAGGAGGCCCCGGCGTTCGTCGAGCTCGTCAAAAGGCTCGGCGCGGACATAGTGCTCTTTCTGTGCATCGGAGAGGATGAGGGAAGACGCTGGGTCGTCGAAAGAAACGGCTATAGGTTCGACTACGGTAAAGAGCTCCTGAGCGCCGACCCGGAGAGGGCGAGCACTTATTTAAGAGAGGCCTTCCGCAAAGGCGAAGAGCTCGGCATAGAGGTGAGGCTCGACCCCATGCGCAAGGCCGTTTACTCCGAGCCCCCGTCCCCCCCGTCCGGGGACGAGGCGGAAGAAGCGGCGCTCGCGGGCGTGCCCGAGGCCCTGCGCTACCACGAATTCGAACCAAGGGACTGCCCCGTGGCCTGGAAGATGACCTATATAGCGGTCGACGGGGCGGTAAATCTATGCTGCCTCAGCAACCGTATTTACCACCTCGGGTACCTGCAGGAGGTCCGGGACCTTGAAGATCTCTGGAACGGGGAGAGGGCCAGGAAGTACAGGTATCTGCTCGCCGCGAACAAGCTCCCCCCGTTTTGCAGGAACGCCCCCTGCAAGTACATTGCCGCAAGAAAAAAGGCGGACAAAATAAACCCCTCTATCTACTCTATCGGAGAAGACAAAGACGTCCGGACAAAAGGGCTCTATCCGTCCAAGGCCATGAAGTTCTGGTACAGGAGCTTTAAGTACAGCTGGACCGACGGCAAGGCGGAGCTGTCCATACCCTGGCAGGAGGGCGGCAAGGGCGAACACCTCGAGACCGGGCCCGAACACCTCCAGGTAATGTTTTACAGCGAAGACATGGCCCAGGGAAAGAAAGAGGTGGAGATAACACTCGACGGGGAGGCTGTCTTCAGCGGCCCGGTCCCGGTCGGGTCATGGAGCGAGGACGT